In Notamacropus eugenii isolate mMacEug1 chromosome 1, mMacEug1.pri_v2, whole genome shotgun sequence, one genomic interval encodes:
- the LOC140533038 gene encoding 5-beta-cholestane-3-alpha,7-alpha-diol 12-alpha-hydroxylase-like, with amino-acid sequence MMAFWASVLIVLVTTVLVVLYRLDAFRHRRAREPPLDKGPIPWLGHAMDFHKDVASFLKRMQERHGDIFTVQLAGRYITYVTDLFSFDAILKEHRLDFSEFASDLVFKIFDFRRPKNHRKMMKKNSLKHLMSTGLVGLTQAMMDSLKVVMLEPDADLRPGPQEWKQDGLFQYCYNIVFRAGYLALFGNSPINGKGGHAQDLLQSQKVFEEFRKFDILFPRIFHSVPLSKEKQEIRRLKHFFWDILSARQMLEKDNVSKWILSTQQILADMGVSEIEQTKYNLTLLWASQSNTGVVSFWALLFLLKNPKALKAVREETERVLSDMGQEMRPGGVPITVEYSMLQQTPMLDSVMEETLRMVMVHFLNRFVTEDMILKMYDGREYALRKGDIVSIFPYLFLHMDPEIYPDPTTFRYDRFMNPDGSRKVAFYKQGRRIKSPMLPWGAGPSICPGRFFALNEMKLFVFLMVAQYDIELVDQEVKIPSINLKRFGTGAMQPIHDVQFRYRFRF; translated from the coding sequence ATGATGGCATTCTGGGCTTCTGTGTTGATAGTCCTGGTGACCACTGTCCTGGTAGTGCTGTACAGGCTGGATGCCTTTCGTCACAGGAGAGCCAGAGAGCCTCCTCTGGACAAAGGCCCTATCCCCTGGCTGGGCCATGCCATGGATTTCCATAAGGATGTTGCCAGTTTCCTGAAGAGGATGCAAGAACGTCATGGGGACATCTTTACTGTTCAGCTTGCTGGTCGATACATCACCTATGTCACAGACCTTTTCTCCTTTGATGCCATTCTGAAGGAACACAGACTGGACTTCTCTGAATTTGCATCTGATCTGGTTTTCAAAATCTTTGATTTTCGAAGACcgaaaaatcacagaaaaatgatgaagaaaaacagCTTAAAACACTTGATGAGTACTGGTTTAGTTGGTCTGACCCAGGCCATGATGGATAGTCTGAAGGTCGTGATGCTAGAACCTGATGCTGACTTGAGACCAGGACCCCAGGAGTGGAAGCAGGATGGTCTCTTTCAATACTGCTACAACATTGTCTTTAGAGCTGGTTACCTGGCCTTATTTGGCAACTCACCTATTAATGGCAAGGGAGGCCATGCTCAGGACCTCCTCCAATCCCAGAAAGTCtttgaggaattcagaaaatttgacattctcTTTCCTCGGATCTTTCATTCTGTGCCACTGTCCAAGGAGAAGCAAGAAATAAGGAGGCTCAAACACTTCTTCTGGGATATTCTCTCTGCaagacaaatgctggagaaagaTAATGTGAGTAAATGGATCCTTTCCACTCAGCAGATCCTGGCTGACATGGGAGTGTCTGAGATTGAACAGACCAAGTATAATCTGACACTACTCTGGGCTTCTCAGAGCAACACAGGTGTTGTGTCCTTCTGggccctcctcttcctcctgaaGAATCCCAAGGCTCTGAAGGCTGTgagggaggagacagaaagagtcCTTAGTGATATGGGGCAAGAGATGAGACCAGGTGGAGTGCCCATCACTGTTGAGTATAGCATGCTGCAGCAGACTCCAATGCTAGACAGTGTCATGGAGGAGACATTACGCATGGTGATGGTCCATTTCCTGAACAGGTTTGTCACGGAGGACATGATCCTGAAAATGTATGATGGCAGGGAGTATGCCCTTCGCAAGGGAGATATAGTTTCCATCTTCCCATACCTTTTCCTCCATATGGATCCAGAAATCTACCCAGATCCCACTACATTCAGATATGACCGTTTCATGAACCCTGATGGCAGCAGAAAGGTAGCTTTCTACAAGCAAGGGAGAAGGATCAAATCACCCATGTTGCCATGGGGTGCTGGCCCTTCCATCTGTCCTGGCAGGTTCTTTGCCCTCAATGAGATGAAGCTGTTTGTGTTTTTGATGGTTGCACAATATGACATAGAGTTGGTTGATCAGGAGGTGAAGATCCCTTCAATAAATTTGAAGCGATTTGGAACTGGTGCCATGCAGCCAATACATGATGTCCAGTTCCGGTATCGGTTTCGCTTCTAG